The following proteins are encoded in a genomic region of Fusarium keratoplasticum isolate Fu6.1 chromosome 9, whole genome shotgun sequence:
- a CDS encoding Sterol regulatory element-binding protein cleavage-activating protein, producing the protein MIWYLLYPLRGTTEAPVLAPTHPLRHGLSRYGSYAANHVVTTLLVSVVVATMLIYPIPYLFTSDYVNGASNLPHHAWTVAQPLPYGASINPDVMMRSIWVHGTYMQALDKELLASALELQDELLGKTENFRPGQAHQVPRKTPQPGTDLSTSQRDAFHAINGLTNQSWFFHSPLQYWDCTRERILADPDILATVNDRKTQSTSVNVTLRHSIVFSGKRFEERRLLAADALVITLVYLRDSPVGKQWERKAALLPGKVSEKWDIYPPSGRSMASQLYEFQFRPISRQDSVILAVAYGLTTIYFLMSLSKLRAFKSKFGLTVTVMAQIAFSVMSSFTVCAIFRLDLSRIPRAAYPLVVLAMSLENIFRLINAVILTPAEDSTSSRIGHAFGETAYTAIASSMQNVFLLLMISRWVSAGVSAFCIFAAVAIVFDFFYLSTFFLSVLSVDVQRTELSEALAKASMRHNRGASEFRPRTTWELMLQGKVTMSTRIAGTVIMLGFVIIAQWHFFEDDTLLHFLVHLYRRQNVPESPESSRTSLDAIHQARSPKSWLRLQDHETAQEIISIIKPQAHSYVARVYEPVVFVMKGSDRMPNYKEPTLLPAVYDFVNHQLTRFMVIVIVVVAAVRLLTSFLLWEDEADDDDRHSDTDPTLGVKSFTGGHVLDIAMLAAAPDGHVVSVGLDRLIRVWNVRPGGLHYVVVDGEQSDDAPFPVLAMAIDDHSKWLAILSTYKAALWNLKEKTWGPWLSVDLYGQKPEAFFFGSPDPHTDIPRLVLVRRNGTLTEFVPDAGEGADFGVCRSPLTCVRPLIEKRSKQTAPLVAIITASRRGCVHAATRETLSWNSRSVQLEGLEQDEVHQVVPLASLGLFLIAGVNRVHLINLDDYSLVHTFSTERMSQRSLQSAFFNRQSSQTGVKGLSWFILCYTEADSGDCVVQTYTPPGENDMICFHSSATPTTRGWCSWESVKESRRHIENPGSWSVLSDGSVVGIRQKSARILDIESNGRRKVEGLRHRSPRKETARDLFGRWEVWTAPQSGQLRTDETRPLFQNDEKAGHLIVSDLGPMVRVGQRSVAFSFGNVVKLVTVGGHERFESSIEDKALEHLNVGSRRRKPGAMVRPRAWT; encoded by the exons ATGATTTGGTACTTGTTGTACCCACTCCGAGG AACAACGGAAGCGCCGGTGCTTGCGCCTACTCATCCTCTCCGTCATGGGCTCTCTCGGTACGGGTCTTATGCCGCCAACCATGTTGTCACCACACTCCTCGTCTCGGTGGTTGTTGCCACCATGCTCATCTACCCTATCCCATACCTCTTCACCAGTGACTACGTCAACGGCGCTTCCAACCTACCTCACCATGCCTGGACCGTCGCCCAACCTTTGCCCTATGGCGCCAGCATCAATCCCGATGTCATGATGCGGTCTATCTGGGTTCACGGGACTTATATGCAGGCTCTGGACAAGGAACTTCTTGCTTCCGCCCTGGAGTTACAGGATGAACTACTGGGCAAGACTGAAAACTTCAGGccaggccaagctcatcaagtcCCCCGCAAAACTCCTCAGCCAGGCACAGATCTTTCTACAAGTCAGCGCGATGCGTTCCACGCCATTAACGGGTTGACCAATCAGTCTTGGTTCTTCCATTCTCCCCTTCAGTATTGGGACTGCACTCGGGAGCGCATCTTGGCGGATCCTGATATTTTGGCAACTGTGAACGACAGGAAAACCCAGTCGACCTCGGTCAATGTCACACTCAGGCATTCCATCGTCTTCAGCGGCAAAAGATTCGAAGAACGTCGTCTCCTCGCCGCAGACGCGCTGGTCATCACCCTCGTTTATCTTCGAGATTCGCCTGTAGGGAAGCAATGGGAGAGAAAAGCTGCCTTGCTTCCGGGCAAGGTCTCTGAGAAATGGGACATCTACCCTCCCAGCGGTCGTTCCATGGCAAGTCAGCTCTACGAGTTCCAGTTCCGTCCCATATCTCGCCAGGATTCAGTCATTCTCGCCGTAGCTTACGGCTTGACTACCATTTACTTCCTCATGAGCCTGTCTAAACTTCGGGCCTTCAAGTCCAAGTTTGGCCTTACCGTCACAGTCATGGCTCAGATTGCATTTTCTGTCATGTCAAGCTTTACCGTCTGCGCCATCTTCAGGCTTGACTTGTCCCGCATCCCCCGAGCCGCTTACCCGCTGGTTGTGCTTGCCATGAGCCTCGAGAACATCTTCAGGCTGATAAATGCTGTCATACTAACCCCTGCCGAGGACTCGACGAGTAGCCGCATCGGCCACGCCTTTGGCGAGACTGCGTATACAGCTATTGCCAGCTCCATGCAAAATGTCTTTCTTTTGCTGATGATATCCCGTTGGGTATCGGCTGGCGTTTCGGCATTCTGCATCTTTGCTGCCGTTGCCATTGTGTTCGACTTCTTCTATCTCTCAACCTTCTTCCTCTCGGTCTTGAGTGTTGATGTGCAGCGGACGGAACTCAGTGAGGCGCTTGCAAAAGCCTCGATGCGACACAACCGTGGCGCATCCGAATTCAGACCTCGCACCACATGGGAGCTTATGCTCCAAGGCAAGGTAACAATGTCAACTCGCATTGCTGGCACGGTCATTATGCTTGGTTTTGTCATCATTGCACAGTGGCACTTTTTCGAGGACGATACCTTGTTGCATTTCCTCGTTCACCTCTATCGACGCCAAAATGTCCCGGAGAGCCCAGAGTCATCTCGGACCTCACTGGATGCTATTCACCAAGCACGAAGCCCAAAGTCGTGGTTACGGTTGCAGGATCACGAAACAGCTCAAGAaatcatcagcatcatcaagcccCAGGCGCACAGTTATGTTGCCCGAGTTTACGAACCAGTCGTCTTTGTCATGAAAGGCTCAGACCGCATGCCGAACTACAAGGAGCCTACATTGCTCCCAGCTGTGTATGACTTTGTCAATCATCAGCTCACACGGTTTATGGTTATTGTCATTGTGGTTGTTGCGGCCGTTCGGTTACTTACAAGTTTTCTCCTGTGGGAAGATGAggcagatgacgacgatcGCCACTCTGACACAGACCCGACGTTAGGTGTAAAGTCTTTTACTGGAGGTCATGTGCTTGACATCGCGATGCTGGCGGCTGCTCCTGACGGCCATGTGGTATCAGTTGGACTGGATCGCCTGATCCGTGTATGGAATGTTCGCCCCGGAGGGCTACACTACGTGGTTGTTGACGGGGAGCAATCAGATGATGCTCCTTTTCCGGtcctcgccatggccatTGACGACCACTCCAAGTGGCTCGCGATTTTATCCACTTACAAGGCAGCGCTATGGAATCTGAAGGAGAAAACCTGGGGACCTTGGCTATCCGTCGACCTATATGGCCAAAAGCCcgaggccttcttctttggttCCCCCGATCCGCATACCGACATCCCCAGACTAGTCCTTGTGCGGAGAAATGGCACATTGACCGAGTTTGTGCCCGATGCTGGTGAAGGGGCAGATTTTGGAGTTTGCCGGAGCCCCTTAACCTGTGTCCGACCCCTTATTGAAAAGC GAAGCAAACAGACAGCGCCATTGGTCGCAATCATTACGGcatctcggcgagggtgTGTTCACGCGGCAACTCGGGAGACGTTATCATGGAACTCCCGTAGTGTTCAGCTAGAAGGCTTGGAGCAGGACGAGGTGCACCAGGTAGTCCCACTCGCGTCATTGGGTCTCTTCTTGATTGCCGGTGTCAACCGtgttcatctcatcaaccttgacgaCTACAGTCTCGTCCACACATTTTCCACCGAACGCATGAGCCAGCGGTCTCTGCAAAGCGCATTTTTCAATCGACAGTCTTCGCAGACAGGGGTCAAGGGTTTGTCATGGTTCATTTTATGTTACACCGAGGCAGATTCGGGAGATTGCGTGGTACAGACATATACACCCCCGGGCGAAAACGACATGATTTGTTTCCACAGCTCTGCTACGCCGACAACGAGGGGCTGGTGCTCGTGGGAATCAGTTAAGGAGAGCCGGAGACATATCGAAAACCCAGGCTCTTGGAGTGTTCTATCAGACGGTAGTGTGGTAGGGATACGGCAAAAGTCAGCTCGAATTCTCGATATCGAAAGCAACGGGCGACGCAAGGTAGAAGGACTTCGGCATCGATCTCCTCGCAAGGAGACGGCGCGAGACCTCTTCGGACGGTGGGAAGTATGGACAGCACCACAAAGCGGTCAGCTAAGGACGGACGAAACACGACCACTCTTTCAGAACGATGAGAAGGCAGGGCATCTTATTGTGTCAGACCTGGGACCAATGGTCAGAGTGGGGCAGCGATCTGTTGCATTCAGCTTTGGAAATGTGGTAAAGTTGGTTACAGTGGGCGGCCACGAACGGTTCGAGAGCAGCATAGAGGACAAGGCTCTTGAGCACCTGAATGTTGGAAGCAGGCGTCGAAAACCAGGCGCGATGGTGCGGCCTAGAgcttggacatga
- a CDS encoding AdoMet-dependent rRNA methyltransferase SPB1, giving the protein MAIQKKHGKGRLDKWYKLAKEKGYRARAAFKLVQLNKKYGFLEKSKVLLDLCAAPGSWCQVAAEVMPPNSLIVGVDLAPIKPIPRVITFQSDITTEKCRATIRQHFKTWKADTVLHDGAPNVGTAWAQDSFNQAELALQAMKLATEFLIEGGTFVTKVFRSKDYNPLLWVLNQLFTKVEATKPPSSRNVSAEIFVVCRGYKAPKKIDPRFLDPRAVFAELTGATPNNEAKVYNPEVKKRKRDGYEEGDYTQFKEMPASEFIQTTDPIAVLGSYNKLTFQQPLNGDVALAALDKLPETTPEIRNCCDDLRVLGRKDFKLLLKWRLKVREIFGFKTKETATEEPEEVAEVESMDEELKIQEELQAMKDKENSKKKREKRKENERKQREIVRMQLNMTAPMDIGMEESGPIGEGAMFSLKKVDKTDAMRRLNRGKMAIVSGSTARKDQDSGLGSSGETDESDAEEDRLERELDSMYEQFRERKSEADAKYRAKKARKEHGDDEWEGLSADEAQEEQDDSSELDEDDDSSDDDEEGPSSGLIRDLDSSQGANGLSKKATAFFNQDIFQGLTGIVPEPEEEVNAEDSADEEMDRAAEAAVAQQAKNRKTKTPAKQEEVVADSDSEMEDAGDGFEVVKRDEEDDWDQDKRKADGRLDIDIITAEAMTLAHQLATGQKTTHDAIDDGFNKYAFRDRDGLPEWFIDDESRHDKLQKPITKAAAQAIKEKMRAFNARPIKKVREAKARKKFKTAQRLEKLKKKSDILNNDENMTEKEKSDSISRLMAKAARKKPKQAAKLVVARGLNRGIKGRPKGVKGRYRIVDPRMKKELRAQKRIAKRK; this is encoded by the exons ATGGCGATCCAAAAGAAGCACGGCAAGGGCCGCTTGGATAAGTGGTACAAGTTGGCCAAGGAAAAGGGCTATCGTGCTCGAGCTGCCTTTAAGCTTGTTCAATTGAACAAGAAGTATGGCTTCctggagaagagcaaggTCCTTCTGGATCTTTGCGCTGCTCCTGGT TCATGGTGCCAGGTCGCAGCCGAGGTGATGCCCCCCAACAGTCTTATCGTCGGTGTCGATTTGGCTCCGATCAAGCCCATCCCCCGAGTCATCACTTTCCAGAGCGATATCACGACCGAAAAGTGTCGCGCTACGATTCGACAACACTTCAAGACATGGAAGGCCGATACTGTGTTGCACGATGGTGCTCCCAACGTCGGTACTGCCTGGGCGCAGGATTCTTTCAACCAGGCGGAGCTGGCACTTCAGGCAATGAAGCTGGCAACGGAGTTCCTCATCGAGGGAGGTACCTTTGTGACCAAGGTCTTCAGATCGAAGGACTACAATCCCCTGCTATGGGTTCTCAACCAGCTCTTCACCAAGGTCGAAGCAACCAAGCCCCCGTCCTCCAGAAACGTCTCGGCCGAAATTTTCGTCGTCTGCAGAGGCTACAAGGCCCCGAAGAAGATCGATCCTCGATTCCTCGATCCACGAGCCGTCTTTGCAGAGCTTACTGGCGCGACCCCAAACAACGAAGCCAAGGTCTACAACCCCGAGGTCAAAAAGCGAAAGCGAGACGGTTACGAGGAGGGTGACTATACACAGTTCAAGGAAATGCCGGCAAGCGAGTTCATTCAGACTACGGACCCTATCGCAGTACTCGGAAGCTACAACAAGCTCACCTTCCAGCAACCCCTGAACGGCGATGTGGCACTGGCTGCGCTGGATAAGCTCCCCGAAACCACTCCGGAGATTCGAAACTGCTGTGATGATCTCCGAGTGCTTGGCCGAAAGGACTTTAAGCTCCTGCTCAAGTGGCGCTTGAAGGTCCGGGAGATCTTTGGGTTCAAGACAAAGGAGACTGCAACAGAGGAGCCTGAGGAAGTGGCTGAGGTTGAGTCTATGGACGAGGAACTCAAGATCCAAGAGGAGCTGCAAGCAATGAAGGACAAAGAAAActcgaagaagaagcgagagaagcgcaaggagaaTGAGCGGAAACAGCGAGAGATTGTTCGAATGCAGCTCAACATGACTGCTCCCATGGATATCGGTATGGAGGAATCTGGCCCTATCGGTGAAGGAGCCATGTTCTCTCTCAAGAAGGTCGACAAGACGGACGCCATGCGACGGTTGAACCGTGGTAAGATGGCCATCGTCTCAGGCTCGACTGCCAGGAAAGACCAGGACAGTGGCCTTGGATCCTCTGGGGAGACGGATGAGAGTGACGCTGAAGAGGATCGCCTCGAGCGGGAACTTGATTCCATGTACGAACAGTTCAGAGAGCGCAAGTCCGAGGCTGATGCCAAGTACCGGGCGAAGAAGGCGCGCAAAGAACACGGCGATGATGAGTGGGAAGGATTGTCTGCGGATGAGGCACAGGAGGAGCAAGATGATTCTTCAGAacttgatgaggatgacgactcatctgatgacgacgaagagggcCCTTCATCTGGACTTATCCGAGACCTGGACTCCTCACAGGGTGCCAATGGATTGTCCAAGAAGGCAacggccttcttcaaccaaGACATCTTTCAGGGACTAACAGGCATTGTTcctgagcctgaggaggaagTTAACGCCGAGGACAGCGCTGACGAAGAGATGGACCGGGCTGCAGAGGCTGCTGTTGCACAACAAGCCAAGAACCGCAAGACAAAGACACCTGCCAAGCAGGAAGAGGTGGTAgctgactctgactctgagATGGAAGACGCTGGGGATGGGTTTGAAGTAGTTAAGcgggatgaggaggacgactGGGACCAGGACAAGCGAAAGGCCGATGGCCGACTCG ATATCGATATCATCACGGCCGAAGCCATGACGCTGGCACACCAGCTCGCCACAGGACAAAAGACAACTCACGATGCCATTGACGACGGATTCAACAAATACGCCTTCCGAGACCGCGACGGCCTACCTGAGTGGTTCATCGATGACGAGTCGAGACATgacaagctccagaagcccatcaccaaggctgccgcccaggctatcaaggagaagatgagggccTTCAACGCCCGCCCCATCAAGAAGGTGCGGGAAGCCAAGGCTCGCAAGAAGTTCAAGACCGCGCAGaggctggagaagctcaagaagaagtcggACATTCTCAACAACGACGAGAACatgacggagaaggagaagtcGGACAGCATCTCCAGGTtgatggccaaggctgcccgcaagaagcccaagcagGCCGCCAAGCTCGTCGTGGCGCGCGGTCTCAACCGTGGTATCAAGGGACGGCCAAAGGGTGTCAAGGGTCGTTACAGAATCGTGGACCCcaggatgaagaaggagcTTAGGGCGCAGAAGAGGATAGCCAAGCGGAAGTAA